TATTATTTTGTTTAGTATATTCAAGCGCTTCTGCTAAACAATGGTCAAATGTGTCACCAGTTAATTTAATTTCAACATTGCCATTTCCAAAGAATTGAACTTGATTAATTTTTTGTAAAGGCGTAGTGACGGGCATAAAAATGACAGCTTTTAGATTAAGTTTTTTAGCTGTGTAGGCGACACCTTGAGCATGGTTTCCAGCACTAGCACATGTAATCCCTTTACTTTGAATATCATCAGAAAGGACTGAAATAGCATTATAAGCACCACGTAATTTAAAGGAACGTACCCATTGCAAGTCCTCTCTTTTTAAATATACCTTACAATCATACTTTTGAGATAAATAGTGATCTAATTGTAAAGGCGTTTCTTTAACTATATTCTTAAGACGTAAATAAGCTTCGTCAATATCTTTGGTTGAAACTGTTGTTTTTACTGTCATAATATTCCCACCTTAATGTGCTTTTTCATATTTTTCAATTAAATCTTCATATTGTAAAGTAATATCAATATCATCAAGACCATTGATTAGTTTATTCTTCCAAGTTTCATCAATATCAAAGTGGAAGGTTTGTTCTGGTGATGATACAGTTTGATTTGGTAAATCAATTGTGATTTCGTTGAATGTTGCAAGATGTTCACGTGAAGGTTTATCTAATACGATAGGGAGCATCGCATTCTTAGTACAATTCATATAAAAGATATCGCTATAACTTCCAGCAATGATGATACTAAAACCATAGTCTTTCAATGCCCAAGCAGCGTGTTCTCTACTTGAACCGCAACCGAAATTATCGCCAGTGATTAAAATACTAGCTCCTTGATATTCGGGTTTGTTTGGATTGAAGTCTGGATTATCGCTTCCATCTGGTAAATAGCGCCATTCATCAAACGCAAATGGACCAAAACCAGTTTTTGAAATACGTTTTAAATGAACTTTAGGTATAATTTGATCTGTATCAATATTATCGTAAAAGAGAGGGACAATTTTCCCTGTATATGTTGTGATTGGTTTGATATCCATCTATACGACCACCTTTCTAACATCAACAAATCGCCCATTAATTGCTGCTGCAGCGGCCATAGCAGGGGAAACGAGATGAGTTCTTGCTCCCTTACCTTGTCTGCCCTCAAAGTTACGATTGCTTGTAGACGCACAATGGACGCCTTCAGGTACTTGGTCTGGATTCATACCCAGACACATTGAACAACCTGGTTCTCGCCATTCAAAGCCCGCTTCTTTAAATATTTTATCGAGTCCCATTGATTCTGCTTCTTTTTTAACTGTTCGAGATCCGGGTACAACAATAGCTGTAATATTAGGATGTACATGATTGCCCTTCACAATATGACTAGCTTCGATTAAATCAGTAATTCTAGCATTAGTACATGATCCTAAAAAGACATATCCTAATTCGATATCTTCAGCTTTTTGTCCTGGTTCGAGTCCCATATATTGATAAGCACGTTCGTCATTAGAATCTTTAATTGTAGGGAAGGGAGTATTAAAATTAACGCCCATTTCTGGATTAGTACCCCAAGTGACTTGAGGTTCCAAATCAGAAACATCTACTTCAATGACTTTGTCAAAAATAGCATCCTCATCAGAATATAGTTGTTTCCATTCAGATATGGATTGGTCGAAATTGTTAGCATATGGTCTATCTTTTACATATTCAAATGTAGTTTCATCTGGTTGCATGATTCCATATTTAGCACCTGCTTCAATAGCCATATTACATATGGTCATTCTAGCTTCCATTGAAAGCTTTTTGATTGTTTCACCAGTGAACTCTAAAGCATAACCAGTACCAAAGTCTACACCGAATTGGTTAATAAGATAAAGAATAATATCTTTGGCATAAACACCTTTAGGTAAGTTTCCATTGATATCTATCTTCAAATTTTTTGGTTTAGTTTGCCAAAGTGTTTGTGTAGCAAAGACATGTTCTACTTCACTAGTTCCGATACCAAAAGCAATGGCACCAAATGCCCCATGTGTAGCAGTATGAGAATCGCCACATACAATGGTCTTTCCTGGTTGTGTTAATCCAGTCTCAGGACCAACCATATGCACGATACCTTGTTCATCTGATCCCATATCAAATATGTGTATACCGAAGTCTTTTGCATTCTTTTGTAACGTTGTAATTTGCTTATTTGCTATTTCATCTTTGATATTAAATATATCTATTGTTGGGACATTATGATCTAATGTAGCAAATGTTAAATCGGGACGACGTAAGCGTCTATTTTGAATTCTCAATCCTTCAAACGCTTGCGGTGATGTTACTTCATGTATCAAATGTAAATCTATATATAATAATTGAGGGTCACCTACATTTCCATGTAAGACATGTTTATCCCATACTTTGTCAAATAGTGTTTGTCCCATAAGATGACGCCTCCCTTAAGTATAAAATTCTTTTAAAAATTTAATAATTTGTGATGTAGTATACGTTCCGCCTAAATCAGCTGTACATTTTCCATCTCTAATGAGTTGATAAACATTGTTCTCTAATTCATTAGCTGCCTCAATTTCTTTGAAACTTTCACGTAAACACATTGCTAATGATAATATCATTCCAAAAGGATTGGCTTTATCTTGGCCCGCAATATCAGGTGCTGAGCCATGAATAGGTTCATATAATCTTGTTCCATCTTTGCCAAAGCTAGCTGATGGAGATAATCCTAAAGAACCTGGAATGACAGAAGCTTCATCACTTAAGATGTCTCCAAATAAATTTTCGGTGACGATGACGTCGAATTGTGTTGGACGTGTTATCAAATGCATACTGCAGGCATCAACGAGTAAATATTCTACTTCTACATCTGGATAGTCATGACTGACTTCCTCAACCGTTTTTCTCCAAAGTTTACTTGAAGCAAGTACATTTTCTTTATCGACAGACGTTAACTTTTTATGTCGTTGTTGTGCTATTTCAAATGCGACTCTAACAATTTGTTCAATTTCAGCACGCGTGTAAGTTAAAGAATCTAATGCATGATGATCAGTTAACTCACGTGGTTCACCAAAATACAAACCTCCTGTTAATTCTCTAACTATGACTAAATCTGTACCTTCAACTCTATCTTGTTTAAGAGGTGAAAGATGACTTGTACCATCAGTCACTATAGTAGGGCGAATATTAGCATATAAATTAAGTGATTTTCTTAATTTTAATAAACCTTGTTCTGGACGTACTTTAGGATCTGTCCATTTCGGACCTCCAATAGCACCTAGCAATATCGCATCAGCATTTTGACAAGCCTTTAATGTTTCATCAGTTAGAGGCGTGCCATAGGCATCTATGGCAGCTCCTCCAAAATGATGTGTATCTACTTGATACTCAAAATGATATTTCTCACTGATTTTTTCTAAAACTTCTAAACTCCCATTTAGTATTTCTGGGCCTATACCATCTCCAGGTAAAGCGACGATGTTATAGGTCATGATTGGATACCTTCTTTCTCTTTAGCTTCTGCAACGTATTTTGCATGTGCTTCAATATAAGCTTTACAAGAAGCTTTTAAAATATCGTGATCAATACCAATACCATTAACTTCTTTATTATCGATAACAAGATTAACATGTACTTCTGCTTGAGCATCTGTACCTTCTGTAACAGAATCAATACGATAATCGATTAATTCT
The DNA window shown above is from Staphylococcus sp. M0911 and carries:
- the leuB gene encoding 3-isopropylmalate dehydrogenase, yielding MTYNIVALPGDGIGPEILNGSLEVLEKISEKYHFEYQVDTHHFGGAAIDAYGTPLTDETLKACQNADAILLGAIGGPKWTDPKVRPEQGLLKLRKSLNLYANIRPTIVTDGTSHLSPLKQDRVEGTDLVIVRELTGGLYFGEPRELTDHHALDSLTYTRAEIEQIVRVAFEIAQQRHKKLTSVDKENVLASSKLWRKTVEEVSHDYPDVEVEYLLVDACSMHLITRPTQFDVIVTENLFGDILSDEASVIPGSLGLSPSASFGKDGTRLYEPIHGSAPDIAGQDKANPFGMILSLAMCLRESFKEIEAANELENNVYQLIRDGKCTADLGGTYTTSQIIKFLKEFYT
- the leuC gene encoding 3-isopropylmalate dehydratase large subunit, which encodes MGQTLFDKVWDKHVLHGNVGDPQLLYIDLHLIHEVTSPQAFEGLRIQNRRLRRPDLTFATLDHNVPTIDIFNIKDEIANKQITTLQKNAKDFGIHIFDMGSDEQGIVHMVGPETGLTQPGKTIVCGDSHTATHGAFGAIAFGIGTSEVEHVFATQTLWQTKPKNLKIDINGNLPKGVYAKDIILYLINQFGVDFGTGYALEFTGETIKKLSMEARMTICNMAIEAGAKYGIMQPDETTFEYVKDRPYANNFDQSISEWKQLYSDEDAIFDKVIEVDVSDLEPQVTWGTNPEMGVNFNTPFPTIKDSNDERAYQYMGLEPGQKAEDIELGYVFLGSCTNARITDLIEASHIVKGNHVHPNITAIVVPGSRTVKKEAESMGLDKIFKEAGFEWREPGCSMCLGMNPDQVPEGVHCASTSNRNFEGRQGKGARTHLVSPAMAAAAAINGRFVDVRKVVV
- the leuD gene encoding 3-isopropylmalate dehydratase small subunit encodes the protein MDIKPITTYTGKIVPLFYDNIDTDQIIPKVHLKRISKTGFGPFAFDEWRYLPDGSDNPDFNPNKPEYQGASILITGDNFGCGSSREHAAWALKDYGFSIIIAGSYSDIFYMNCTKNAMLPIVLDKPSREHLATFNEITIDLPNQTVSSPEQTFHFDIDETWKNKLINGLDDIDITLQYEDLIEKYEKAH